Proteins from a genomic interval of Marmoricola sp. OAE513:
- the serS gene encoding serine--tRNA ligase, which yields MIDPRVLRENPDLIRAAQAKRGLSDDVVDVALSADDARRAAIATFEALRAEQKALSKQIPQVQGDEKAALLEKTKALSAEVKAAEAAQGEAETAWQDAMLAIPNPAAEEAPAGGEEDFVVLETIGAPRDFVAEGFEPRDHIELGKMLGAIDLDRGAKVSGSRFYFLTGVGAELEFALINLAMEQAREAGFTQVIAPSLVKPEAMAGTGFLGQAADDVYRIEGQDMYLVGTSEVPMAAYHSDEILDGAALPLRYAAFSPCFRKEAGSHGKDTKGIIRVHWFDKVEMFVYTTTEDSYAEHQRLLQWEKDFLDKLELAYRVIDVAAGDLGLSAQRKFDCEAWIPTQGKYRELTSTSNCTEFQTRRLNTRGRFEEGTAPISTLNGTLCAMTRTIVAILETHQQADGSVRVPKALQKWLGREVLEPVNPAGRDVAAGRA from the coding sequence GTGATCGATCCCCGCGTGCTCCGAGAGAACCCCGACCTGATTCGTGCCGCCCAGGCGAAGCGTGGTCTCTCCGACGACGTGGTCGACGTGGCGCTGTCGGCGGACGACGCGCGCCGCGCCGCGATCGCGACCTTCGAGGCGCTGCGGGCCGAGCAGAAGGCGCTGAGCAAGCAGATCCCGCAGGTCCAGGGCGACGAGAAGGCAGCACTGCTGGAGAAGACCAAGGCGCTCTCGGCCGAGGTCAAGGCCGCCGAGGCGGCGCAGGGAGAGGCCGAGACGGCCTGGCAGGACGCCATGCTGGCGATCCCGAACCCGGCCGCCGAAGAGGCGCCGGCCGGCGGCGAGGAGGACTTCGTGGTCCTCGAGACCATCGGCGCTCCACGTGATTTCGTGGCCGAGGGTTTCGAGCCCCGCGACCACATCGAGCTCGGCAAGATGCTCGGCGCGATCGACCTCGACCGCGGCGCCAAGGTCTCCGGATCGCGCTTCTACTTCCTCACCGGCGTGGGCGCCGAGCTCGAGTTCGCCCTGATCAACCTCGCGATGGAGCAGGCCCGCGAAGCAGGCTTCACCCAGGTGATCGCGCCGTCGCTGGTCAAGCCCGAGGCGATGGCCGGCACCGGCTTCCTGGGGCAGGCGGCGGACGACGTCTACCGGATCGAGGGCCAGGACATGTACCTGGTCGGCACCTCCGAGGTGCCGATGGCGGCGTACCACTCCGACGAGATCCTCGACGGCGCTGCACTGCCGCTGCGGTACGCCGCGTTCAGCCCGTGCTTCCGCAAGGAGGCCGGGTCGCACGGCAAGGACACCAAGGGCATCATCCGGGTGCACTGGTTCGACAAGGTCGAGATGTTCGTCTACACGACGACGGAGGACTCGTACGCCGAGCACCAGCGCCTCCTGCAGTGGGAGAAGGACTTCCTCGACAAGCTCGAGCTGGCCTACCGGGTCATCGACGTCGCTGCGGGCGACCTCGGCCTCTCGGCGCAGCGCAAGTTCGACTGCGAAGCGTGGATCCCGACGCAGGGGAAGTACCGCGAGCTGACCTCGACCTCGAACTGCACCGAGTTCCAGACCCGGCGGCTCAACACCCGCGGCCGGTTCGAGGAGGGCACGGCTCCGATCTCGACGCTCAACGGCACGCTCTGCGCGATGACGCGGACGATCGTCGCGATCCTGGAGACCCACCAGCAGGCGGACGGTTCGGTGCGGGTCCCGAAGGCACTGCAGAAGTGGCTCGGACGCGAGGTCCTCGAGCCGGTGAACCCGGCTGGTCGAGACGTCGCGGCCGGTCGAGCGTAG